The Borreliella valaisiana VS116 genome has a segment encoding these proteins:
- a CDS encoding DUF226 domain-containing protein encodes MSDFKEPIRPIIKRSDKKDLFVKIEMDEHRTIYHTKIMMDIYKFGFDSKKNIFRLSLRKLFNQLRVEEFRLHKKEGDKFIGIFYGYRKPIKNVFVKYEINGTKKSYAFSKAYYIEFRFQKGSIFCYFKGLFRLLKKERVDNFYNKTLIRIFTELEEKVYEFYGKKYPKKGILLKWIKKNQK; translated from the coding sequence ATATCTGATTTTAAAGAACCTATAAGACCGATAATCAAACGTTCGGACAAAAAAGATCTTTTTGTAAAAATTGAGATGGATGAGCATAGAACAATATATCACACAAAAATAATGATGGACATTTACAAATTTGGATTTGATAGTAAAAAAAATATATTTCGTCTGTCATTAAGAAAATTATTTAACCAATTAAGAGTGGAGGAATTTCGATTACATAAAAAAGAAGGCGACAAATTCATAGGAATTTTTTATGGATATAGAAAACCTATAAAAAATGTTTTTGTAAAATATGAAATAAACGGAACTAAAAAATCATATGCATTTTCAAAAGCATATTACATAGAGTTTAGATTTCAAAAAGGTAGTATTTTTTGCTATTTTAAAGGATTATTCCGTTTATTAAAAAAAGAAAGAGTAGATAATTTTTACAATAAAACACTGATTAGAATTTTTACAGAATTAGAAGAAAAAGTTTACGAATTTTATGGTAAAAAATATCCAAAAAAAGGAATTCTTTTAAAATGGATAAAAAAAAACCAGAAATGA